A genomic stretch from Juglans microcarpa x Juglans regia isolate MS1-56 chromosome 3S, Jm3101_v1.0, whole genome shotgun sequence includes:
- the LOC121258174 gene encoding uncharacterized protein LOC121258174, with protein MSSDKFDSFHLRFTGKNYSAWEFQFQLFVKGKELWGHIDGSDPAPSDVEALSKWEIKDAQLMTWILSSVETHLVLNMRPYKTAADTWNYLNKVYNQDNTAQCFQLEYEMANFTQGSLSIEEYFSGFQNLWADYSDIVYANVLAAALFAVQVVHETSKRDQFLMKLCSDFEIAHSNLMNCHPVPSLDACLSELLREEQHMVTQAAMEHRANVSAPVIVAYVAQGRNKGSDMRVVQCFSCKVFGHIARDCPKKFCNYCKKQGHIISACPIRLERKQGAAYHASTSASSSVALPAVSPVVPIPAPIALANPNTLTLEMVQQIIIYVFSAFGLSEIMMEL; from the exons ATGTCATCAGATAAGTTCGATTCCTTTCATCTTCGTTTTACTGGCAAAAATTATTCAGCTTGGGAGTTTCAGTTTCAATTATTTGTCAAGGGGAAAGAGTTGTGGGGTCATATTGACGGGAGTGATCCTGCACCTAGCGATGTAGAGGCTTTGTCTAAGTGGGAAATCAAAGATGCTCAGCTTATGACCTGGATTCTTAGCTCGGTTGAGACTCACCTTGTTCTCAATATGAGGCCTTATAAAACTGCCGCTGATACGTGGAATTACCTTAACAAGGTTTACAATCAAGACAACACGGCTCAATGCTTTCAATTGGAGTATGAGATGGCTAATTTCACACAGGGAAGTCTCTCCATTGAGgaatatttttctggttttcaaaatttgtGGGCTGACTATTCAGACATTGTTTATGCTAATGTTCTCGCTGCAGCTCTCTTTGCCGTTCAAGTAGTGCATGAAACAAGCAAGAGAGATCAATTCTTGATGAAGCTCTGTTCCGATTTTGAAATTGCacattctaatttgatgaattGTCATCCTGTACCATCTCTGGATGCTTGTTTGAGTGAACTTCTTCGTGAGGAGCAGCATATGGTAACTCAGGCTGCCATGGAACATCGGGCTAATGTTAGTGCACCTGTTATTGTGGCTTATGTAGCACAAGGGAGGAATAAGGGTAGCGACATGCGTGTTGTCCAGTGCTTTAGTTGTAAAGTTTTTGGCCATATTGCTCGGGATTGCCCCAAGAAGTTCTGTAACTACTGCAAGAAACAAGGCCATATCATCTCCGCTTGTCCCATTCGCCTTGAAAGGAAGCAGGGTGCTGCTTATCATGCCTCCACTAGTGCCTCTAGCTCTGTTGCATTGCCTGCTGTCTCGCCTGTTGTTCCTATTCCTGCTCCTATAGCCTTAGCAAACCCGAACACACTCACTCTTGAAATGGTACAACAGATTATCATTTATGTTTTTTCTGCTTTTGGGCTCTCAG AAATTATGATGGAACTCTGA